The DNA segment GTAATAGCGGGCCACTGGAAGGTAAAACCGTTGCCCGCATCTTCCGTGAAATTATGTCGGCGTGTTTGGCCTTGGAAAAACCCATGGAAGTGGCCTATTTCGGCCCAGAGGGTACCTTTACCCAGGCGGCTACCATTAAGCATTTCGGTCAGTCGGTGATTAGTCTGCCCCAGCCCAGTATTGCCACGGTGTTTTCACAGGTGGAGTCAGGGCAGTGCAACTACGGCGTAGTACCAGTAGAAAACTCTACCGAAGGTATGGTGAGCCATACTCTCGATAATTTTATGGATTCACCGCTGAAAATTTGTGGTGAAGTAGAGCTGCGTATCCAGCTACATTTACTGGCCAATGAAAACGCCAGCTCTGATACCATCAAAACGATTTGCGCCCATCAGCAAGCGTTAGCGCAGGCCCGTAACTGGTTGGATAATAACTGGCCCGGCGTTGATCGTATTGCGGTTGCCAGCAATGCTGAAGCGGCAAAAATGGCCAAAGATGATGCTTCTATCGCGGCAGTAGCCGGTGATATTGCTGCCGAGCAGTATGGCCTTATGAAAATTGCCAAAAGCATTGAAGACTTTGCCAATAACACCACACGCTTTTTAATTATTGGTAATGAAGAAGTTGCCCCCAGTGGCAGTGATAAAACCTCATTAATTGTTGAAGCCAACAATAAGCCGGGCGCACTGTTAAAACTGCTGGAACCCTTCCAGAGTTCAGGTGTTAGCCTGACACGTATCGATACGCGTCCCTCGCGCACTGATACCTGGGCCTATGTCTTTTTTATAGAGTTTGAAGGCCATAAAGACGACGACAATATTGCCGGTATACTGGAAGGCCTTGGTGACCACTCTCGCGTATTAAAAGTACTGGGCTCTTACCCTAAGGCCGTACTTTAAATTTTTCTGCTCCGGCAGCTATTCTTAACAATAACGCAGCTATTGCTTTGCTGCGTTTTATAGGTAAATACCATGTCCAAAACAAAAAAATTCAGTACACAGGTGCTGGAAGATAACGGTAGTTGGAAAGCGGAAATCCATAGAAAGGTGACCGCCAAAACGACTACAGTCAGCAAAGCTCAGGATGGCTTTAGTACAGAACAGGAAGCCCAAGACTGGGCCGAAGCTGAGTTGCAACTCTTTATGAAGCAATTAAATGAGCGAAATAAGCAGAGAAATCAACAGCGCGCTTAAAATACCGGGCACAAAAAAGCCAGCAATAGGCTGGCAGTGTGGGGGAGTCTTGCTTGCTAAAGATTGTCTATAAAGAAGAAACCTGCTGGTCCCCTTCCTTAGCAATAATATCTAATAGTTGCTGCGCTTTGGCTTGACCGGATACCAGAGCATCCTCCAGCCAGATAACCGCCATCTCATTACTCTGTACCGTGCCGGTACCTGAGTAGTACATATAGCCCAGTAAATATTTAGCATTGGCATCACCGGAAGCCGAAGACGCTTTGGCCCAGGTAAATGCTTTTTCATTGTTTTGCTCTACGCCTTCACCTTTCATATACATTAAGACTAATTTAAATTGCGCAGGGGCAGAGCCGTTATTCCCAGCTTTGTTAAGCCAGTACTCAGCCTTCTCGGCATTTTTTGTCAGACCTTTTCCCGCTTCAATAAGTAGGGCGTATTCATACTGTGCTCTGGCATAGTCAGCTTTGGCTGAGCGTCCGTACCAGGTTGCAGCGCCATCATAATCCCCTTTTTTTGCCAGCAATTTACCGAGTTGATACTGCGCTTGCGGCGCGCCTTTTTTGGCGGCCCGTGAATACCATTTTTCAGCTTCTTTTAGGTCTTGCTTAATATATTTTCCTTGGTCATTTAATAAGCCCAGGCTATACATTGCTGAAATATTTTCACGTTTGGCGGCCTTTTTCCAATGCTTGACGGCTTTAGAAATATCTTGTTTTTGATAGGCCGCGAGACCTTTTTCAAACATGGCATCGCCACCAGCCAAGGCGCCTTGGCTTAGCAGCATGGTTAGAATAATAAAGCTTATCGTTCTGATTATAGTCATGAGAAACTCTCCCAGGTTGTTTTAATCCGTTGTTCTTCTAAGTGAAGTATCCGTTGTTGCTAGTTCGACTTATCGAAATATTGGTTACAAGTTATACACTGAAGATAGTGGATAGTGTAGGTACTTCAACCTATGTTCAGAAATACTCTAAAAAGAGTGAGTGCCTAAGTTTTAGGCTATTAAAACCTAGGTGTTTCTGTGACCAATGTCACAAAAAGTTATAGCAGTGGCAATATTTTGCTTTTTCAGTGCTAGAAAAAATGGCGGATATAAGGCCAAAAGAGAAGAGGGAATAGATATTTTTAATAAGAAAAGATGCCGGTTATTTCTACCTGTGCACATTGCTGCCCGGAATAAATGTCTTCATTAAGGCCAGATTTATTGTAGCGCCGGATGTTTAAACCAGAAAGAGTGTTCAATGCCCAGATATTGTAGGGTGGATTATAATCCATCAGGCCCAGCCGGGAGTAGCCAAAACCGGTGGATTATAATCCACCCTACGGTCTAGAGCGTTTGTTCCGGCCAGTAATGCATCGGTGCAGGAATAACGGCGAAGAGCTTAAGAGATATTGCCAGTAACACGAACCCGCTTGGAGCCCGTTGCAGGTTTTTCTTTTAGCGCATCCTGACGCTGTTTGATCTGGCTATCAATCAGGTTTTTAACAGCAATAATTAAGCCGGTAAAAATAAAGGCGCCAGGGGGTAGGATAGCTAATAAGAATTGTTTGTAATCAGAGAACACAACAATCTTCCAGTTGGCGGCTGCCTCACCAAATAATAAATCCATATTATTAAATAAAGCACCGGTACCAATCAGTTCTCTCATGGCACCTAAGGCAATTAAAATAACTGCAAAGCCAACACCCATAATAAAGCCGTCATACATGGCTGGTAGCAGGGAGTTTTTTGAGGCATAGGCATCGGCGCGGCCCAGAATCACGCAGTTGGTGGTAATCAGTGGTAGAAAAATACCGAGGATTTGAAATAGTTCATAGGTATAAGCCTGCATTAATAGTTCAATACAGGTAACCGCCGCCGCAATAATCATAACAAAGGCGGGCAGTCGCACTGCGTCGGAGACAATACCGCGGATTAACGAGACGCAGGAATTTGAAATAATTAGCACCATCATGGTCGCCAAAGCCATACCGATTGCATTAATAACCGAACCGGTAACCGCCAGTAATGGGCATAGACCTAATAGTTGAACAATGGCGGGATTGTTTTTCCACAAACCATTAAGCGAGAGTTCTTTATAATCTACCTCACTCATTATTGCTGCCCCTCGGTATGCGCAGTGATTGGCTGCTTTAGGATATCGTGCTGGTGCTGATTAAAATATTGCAGGGTTTGCAATACAGTTTGAGTCACAGCACGGGGTGTAATCGTTGCCCCGGTAAACTGATCAAATACGCCCTTATCTTTTTTAACCTTCCATAATTCAACGGTAGGGTTCAGTAGCGACTTATTGATAAAGCCATCAATCCATGCGCTTTTTTTACGATCAATGCCATCACCCAGGCCCGGTGTTTCACGGTGGGATAACACCCTTGCACCAGCAATAGTGCCATCGACATTTATACCAATAATCATATCAATATCGCCGGTATAGCCTTCTCTGGCGGTGGCGGGGAAAATCACCGCAACAGCTTCACCATCCTGGCGGGCGATATAGTATTTTTTCTCTGAGCGCAGCCCCAGCATATCACTGTCACTAATACCGTGAGCATCTTCCAGCATAGAATTGTTATGGCGTGATTTGGGCACAATTTCCAATAGGGCCCGTTCTTCTGCCTGGCGAATATTCTCGCGAATAATATCCTGGGAGCCCAGATAGGTACCGGCAATAATAGCGGTACTTAAAATGGCAAAGAAACCTAATAGCAGTGAGTTGCGGCCTATCGATTCACCTAACATTATTCGCCTCCCTCTTTGCTGGAAGGTTGGTGGCCATAGGTTCTTGGCTGCGTATAGTAATCTAATAGGGGCGCAGCAAAGTTCATCAGTAAGACTGAGAAGGCGATAGCATCGGGATAATTACCCCAGACACGAATTAAATACAGCAGTACGCCGATCAGTGCACCATAAATAATT comes from the Oceanicoccus sagamiensis genome and includes:
- the pheA gene encoding prephenate dehydratase, with product MSENKDLDQLRQEIDTIDTQIHQLLNQRAECAERVAETKLREFGAENGEGDLSRVMFYRPEREAQVLRKVIDRNSGPLEGKTVARIFREIMSACLALEKPMEVAYFGPEGTFTQAATIKHFGQSVISLPQPSIATVFSQVESGQCNYGVVPVENSTEGMVSHTLDNFMDSPLKICGEVELRIQLHLLANENASSDTIKTICAHQQALAQARNWLDNNWPGVDRIAVASNAEAAKMAKDDASIAAVAGDIAAEQYGLMKIAKSIEDFANNTTRFLIIGNEEVAPSGSDKTSLIVEANNKPGALLKLLEPFQSSGVSLTRIDTRPSRTDTWAYVFFIEFEGHKDDDNIAGILEGLGDHSRVLKVLGSYPKAVL
- a CDS encoding DUF3622 domain-containing protein gives rise to the protein MSKTKKFSTQVLEDNGSWKAEIHRKVTAKTTTVSKAQDGFSTEQEAQDWAEAELQLFMKQLNERNKQRNQQRA
- a CDS encoding tetratricopeptide repeat protein is translated as MTIIRTISFIILTMLLSQGALAGGDAMFEKGLAAYQKQDISKAVKHWKKAAKRENISAMYSLGLLNDQGKYIKQDLKEAEKWYSRAAKKGAPQAQYQLGKLLAKKGDYDGAATWYGRSAKADYARAQYEYALLIEAGKGLTKNAEKAEYWLNKAGNNGSAPAQFKLVLMYMKGEGVEQNNEKAFTWAKASSASGDANAKYLLGYMYYSGTGTVQSNEMAVIWLEDALVSGQAKAQQLLDIIAKEGDQQVSSL
- a CDS encoding electron transport complex subunit E, giving the protein MSEVDYKELSLNGLWKNNPAIVQLLGLCPLLAVTGSVINAIGMALATMMVLIISNSCVSLIRGIVSDAVRLPAFVMIIAAAVTCIELLMQAYTYELFQILGIFLPLITTNCVILGRADAYASKNSLLPAMYDGFIMGVGFAVILIALGAMRELIGTGALFNNMDLLFGEAAANWKIVVFSDYKQFLLAILPPGAFIFTGLIIAVKNLIDSQIKQRQDALKEKPATGSKRVRVTGNIS
- the rsxG gene encoding electron transport complex subunit RsxG; protein product: MLGESIGRNSLLLGFFAILSTAIIAGTYLGSQDIIRENIRQAEERALLEIVPKSRHNNSMLEDAHGISDSDMLGLRSEKKYYIARQDGEAVAVIFPATAREGYTGDIDMIIGINVDGTIAGARVLSHRETPGLGDGIDRKKSAWIDGFINKSLLNPTVELWKVKKDKGVFDQFTGATITPRAVTQTVLQTLQYFNQHQHDILKQPITAHTEGQQ